A region from the Rosa rugosa chromosome 6, drRosRugo1.1, whole genome shotgun sequence genome encodes:
- the LOC133718074 gene encoding desiccation protectant protein Lea14 homolog: MAQFFDKAKNFVTDKMANVEKPEADLTDVDFRKASFDSVEYIGKVHVKNPYDHSIPICQISYTLKCVGREIISGTVPDPGSLKASDVTLLEVPVKVPHSVLMTLVKDVGADWDIDYELILGLTIDLPVIGNFTIPLSKKGEIKLPSLTSLFA; the protein is encoded by the exons ATGGCTCAGTTCTTTGACAAGGCCAAGAACTTCGTGACAGACAAAATGGCCAACGTAGAAAAGCCGGAGGCAGATCTCACAGATGTTGACTTCAGGAAGGCGAGCTTCGATTCCGTGGAGTACATCGGTAAGGTCCATGTCAAAAACCCCTATGATCACTCCATCCCCATCTGCCAGATCTCCTACACCCTCAAATGTGTTGGCAG GGAGATTATATCTGGGACAGTTCCGGACCCCGGATCACTTAAGGCAAGTGATGTTACCCTTCTGGAGGTACCAGTTAAGGTGCCACATAGTGTGTTGATGACATTGGTGAAGGATGTTGGGGCAGATTGGGACATTGATTATGAGTTGATATTGGGTCTCACCATTGACCTTCCTGTGATTGGGAACTTCACCATACCTTTGTCAAAGAAGGGAGAGATCAAGCTTCCCAGCCTCACCAGCCTCTTTGCTTGA
- the LOC133718073 gene encoding desiccation protectant protein Lea14 homolog: MSLFLSSTASILSSLYLKVSELLGNAKNYIVNKARGYVLARLVEMQRRSALIVDLQLEDISFDSIDLLFKISVYNSFQFSLPVSQASFKMKIGGSEPLLGKLKEPVYIKAGADSILLLSAKVPFSTLINLANDISVDADIDYRIDFQLTIHLPIIGNISLPLPCQQGETKISDLFSNLMDQIMMSW, translated from the exons ATGTCTCTGTTTTTGTCTTCAACAGCGAGCATTTTAAGCTCTCTGTATTTGAAAGTGTCGGAGTTATTGGGCAATGCCAAGAACTATATTGTGAACAAGGCCAGGGGTTATGTTTTGGCGAGGTTGGTTGAGATGCAGAGGAGGTCTGCGCTTATTGTAGACCTTCAACTTGAGGATATAAGCTTCGACTCCATAGATCTCCTTTTCAAGATCTCTGTGTACAACTCATTTCAGTTTTCTCTGCCTGTCAGTCAAGCCTccttcaaaatgaaaatcggTGGCAG TGAACCTTTATTAGGGAAATTGAAGGAGCCTGTGTACATAAAGGCAGGAGCAGATTCTATATTGCTTTTGTCAGCGAAGGTGCCATTTAGTACGCTTATAAATTTGGCAAATGACATTTCTGTAGATGCAGACATTGACTACCGCATCGATTTCCAACTCACAATTCACCTTCCTATCATCGGCAACATCTCTTTACCACTTCCTTGCCAACAAGGCGAGACCAAGATCTCCGATTTGTTTAGCAATTTGATGGATCAAATCATGATGAGTTGGTGA
- the LOC133716736 gene encoding uncharacterized protein LOC133716736: MAEKKDHHQHLNQLNGSRRELEAEEEEFQILSPKAITRGRRRLKYCGIGIAVVLLQVVVLGVLCLTLFRFKDPNIKLDSATVENLSVGLTSTPSTINMTVNQVILVKNQNWGGLKYDESAVVFSYGDVTVGQGTISKGSIKMRKSKKVTVVAEVKIDGIGSEINSGVLGLKSYTKISGKVNMVGVVKKRRSGEMDCSLSISQTTQRIQDFNCH; the protein is encoded by the coding sequence ATGGCGGAGAAGAAAGATCATCATCAACATTTAAATCAACTGAATGGCTCCAGGAGAGAActagaagcagaagaagaagaattccaGATTCTTTCTCCAAAGGCTATTACTAGAGGGAGAAGAAGGCTCAAGTACTGTGGGATTGGAATTGCAGTTGTTCTGCTCCAAGTTGTTGTTCTAGGTGTGCTTTGCCTCACTCTCTTTCGCTTTAAGGATCCGAACATCAAGTTGGATTCAGCCACTGTGGAGAATCTGAGCGTGGGCTTGACGTCTACACCCTCCACCATCAACATGACTGTGAATCAAGTAATTCTGGTGAAGAATCAGAACTGGGGAGGGTTGAAGTATGATGAGAGTGCTGTTGTTTTTTCCTATGGGGATGTTACAGTTGGTCAAGGCACAATTTCTAAAGGTTCTATTAAGATGAGGAAGAGCAAGAAGGTGACAGTTGTGGCGGAGGTAAAGATTGATGGGATAGGCAGTGAGATTAACTCAGGGGTTTTGGGATTGAAGAGCTATACAAAGATTAGTGGGAAGGTCAATATGGTGGGGGTggtgaagaaaagaagaagtggGGAGATGGATTGCAGCTTGAGTATTAGCCAAACCACCCAGAGAATTCAGGACTTCAATTGCCACTGA
- the LOC133715801 gene encoding uncharacterized protein LOC133715801, whose translation MVEKEQARPLAPAGYRPSSDDNEAALQIKRARQKKFINCCGCITAIVLIQAVVIIILAFTVFRVKEPKINMNKVTVTKLELVNGTTPKPGTNISLTADVSVKNPNVASFKYSNTTTTLYYHGTVVGEARGPPGRSKARRTTRMNITVDIITDMLITNPNLKADVDSGLLTMSSYSRIPGRVNMLNIVKKHVIVKMNCTMTVNISSQAIQEQKCKRKVNL comes from the coding sequence ATGGTGGAGAAGGAGCAGGCAAGACCGCTAGCCCCGGCCGGCTACCGACCCAGCAGCGACGACAATGAAGCTGCCCTCCAAATAAAAAGAGCTCGACAAAAGAAGTTCATAAACTGCTGCGGGTGCATAACAGCCATAGTGCTAATCCAAGCCGTAGTTATCATAATCCTAGCTTTCACCGTGTTCCGAGTCAAGGAGCCGAAAATCAACATGAACAAAGTCACAGTCACAAAGCTCGAGCTGGTCAATGGCACCACCCCCAAGCCGGGCACCAACATCTCGTTAACGGCTGATGTTTCGGTGAAGAATCCAAACGTGGCTTCGTTCAAGTAcagcaacaccaccaccacGCTGTATTATCACGGCACGGTGGTGGGGGAGGCTAGAGGTCCGCCTGGACGATCTAAGGCCCGACGGACCACGAGGATGAACATCACGGTGGATATTATCACCGACATGCTGATTACCAACCCGAACCTGAAGGCGGACGTGGATTCGGGGCTGTTGACGATGAGCAGCTATTCCAGGATTCCGGGAAGGGTGAACATGTTGAATATAGTGAAGAAGCATGTCATTGTGAAGATGAACTGTACTATGACGGTTAATATTTCTAGCCAGGCGATTCAAGAACAAAAGTGCAAGAGGAAGGTTAATCTATAG
- the LOC133718403 gene encoding RING-H2 finger protein ATL67-like, with product MSPPPSSPSSNYLTTLGLGYAIAIALGFLVLLSTLLLASYICCRVSRHHRSRPQPQTQNPNFSEGVILPRIIFVAEDDIENQENDDENSVVGLHQNVINSYPKFPFSKEIGGGDASTCSICLCDYREFEMLRMMPECRHHFHLLCLDAWLKLNGSCPVCRNSPLPTPLSTPLQEVVPLSQHAAERRWRR from the coding sequence atgTCCCCCCCTCCCTCCTCCCCCTCCTCAAATTACCTCACTACCCTCGGCCTCGGCTACGCCATAGCCATCGCCCTTGGCTTTCTCGTCCTTCTCTCCACCCTCCTCCTCGCCTCCTACATCTGCTGCCGCGTCTCCCGCCACCACCGCTCCCGGCCCCAgccccaaacccaaaaccccaacTTCTCCGAGGGCGTCATCCTCCCCAGAATCATCTTCGTCGCCGAGGACGACATCGAGAACCAAGAAAACGACGATGAGAACTCCGTCGTCGGCCTCCACCAGAACGTCATCAACTCCTACCCCAAGTTCCCCTTCTCCAAGGAAATCGGCGGCGGCGATGCCTCCACGTGCTCCATCTGCCTCTGCGACTACCGCGAATTCGAGATGCTGAGGATGATGCCCGAGTGCCGCCACCACTTCCACCTATTGTGTCTCGACGCGTGGCTCAAGCTCAACGGCTCCTGCCCCGTCTGCCGGAACTCGCCGCTGCCGACTCCGCTGTCGACGCCGCTGCAGGAGGTGGTGCCGCTTAGCCAGCACGCCGCCGAGCGGAGATGGAGGAGGTGA
- the LOC133718402 gene encoding probable methyltransferase At1g29790, producing MRKPSVMKLGTWRGVQRSIFILGSFALLISIVTLSSKFYSLKSFHVTDTFCNYVNTDSQSRIDNHVKVTLETVIQKLQQELNMFRDSTTDSSSSAHLLKHSTFLADILGLIESVHESLVQNDETTQKLSNDVKDIHPLLKPKQHSDEPAEYFLIEEIRKYVKIKPNRLGKQNFMGANGTFTSIGHACFAMKTELEEYMNYDIGDICNDDWKLAQKLMVHGCDPLPRRRCFALAPKIYSKPFPIHESMWKLPDNRNVRWSQYRCKNFTCLASNSAPKGFFKCADCFNLSHHEMPRWMQQVSLDSKLNLTADFLIPEVLQIKLGEIRIGLDFSVGTGTFAARMREFNVTIVSATINLGAPFNEMIALRGLVPLYLTINQRLPFFDNTLDLIHTTRFLDGWIDFVLLDFVLYDWDRVLRPGGLLWIDSFFCVKEDLNAYLESLKMLRYKKHKWVVVPKIDKDDDREVFFSAVLEKPPRPFR from the coding sequence ATGAGGAAACCAAGTGTTATGAAGTTGGGAACATGGAGAGGAGTTCAGAGGTCAATTTTTATATTGGGTAGTTTTGCTCTTCTCATCTCAATTGTGACCTTATCATCCAAATTCTACTCTCTCAAATCATTTCATGTTACTGATACCTTCTGCAATTATGTAAATACTGATAGTCAAAGCAGGATTGACAATCATGTAAAAGTCACTCTCGAAACTGTGATTCAGAAACTCCAACAGGAACTTAACATGTTCAGAGATTCAACAACAGATTCGTCGTCATCTGCGCATTTGTTAAAGCACAGTACGTTTCTTGCTGATATTTTGGGGCTGATCGAGTCGGTGCACGAATCTCTGGTGCAGAATGACGAGACGACTCAGAAGTTAAGCAATGATGTCAAAGACATCCATCCTCTGCTAAAACCGAAGCAGCACTCTGATGAGCCTGCGGAGTATTTTCTAATAGAAGAGATTCGGAAGTATGTCAAGATCAAGCCGAACAGATTGGGAAAGCAGAATTTCATGGGAGCTAATGGGACTTTCACTAGCATTGGCCATGCTTGCTTTGCTATGAAGACAGAACTTGAAGAATACATGAACTACGACATTGGCGATATCTGCAATGACGATTGGAAGCTAGCTCAGAAGCTCATGGTTCATGGATGCGATCCACTTCCGAGGAGGAGGTGCTTCGCTCTAGCCCCGAAGATATATAGCAAGCCATTCCCAATCCATGAGTCCATGTGGAAGCTCCCAGACAATAGAAATGTCCGGTGGAGTCAGTATCGGTGCAAGAACTTTACTTGCCTTGCAAGTAATTCCGCTCCCAAGGGTTTCTTCAAATGTGCAGATTGCTTCAATCTGTCACACCACGAAATGCCTAGATGGATGCAACAAGTAAGTCTAGACTCAAAATTGAATCTGACTGCAGATTTTCTTATCCCTGAAGTGCTACAAATCAAGCTGGGAGAGATCAGAATCGGACTGGATTTTAGTGTAGGGACTGGGACTTTTGCAGCTAGGATGAGGGAGTTCAATGTCACCATTGTCTCGGCAACTATCAATCTTGGGGCACCTTTTAATGAAATGATAGCTCTTCGTGGACTCGTCCCTCTTTACTTGACAATCAATCAACGGCTGCCATTCTTCGACAACACTCTGGATTTGATTCACACCACAAGATTTCTGGATGGCTGGATTGATTTTGTGCTGCTAGACTTTGTCTTGTATGATTGGGATAGAGTTCTGAGGCCTGGGGGTTTGCTGTGGATTGATAGCTTCTTCTGTGTGAAGGAAGATTTGAATGCTTATTTGGAGTCCCTTAAGATGCTGAGGTACAAGAAGCACAAATGGGTTGTTGTTCCAAAGATTGATAAAGATGATGATAGAGAGGTTTTCTTTTCTGCTGTTCTAGAAAAGCCGCCCAGACCATTCCGGTAA
- the LOC133717093 gene encoding uncharacterized protein LOC133717093 isoform X15: MQEVAHFFRPKPGVINTAFSFNENLILRSDQPLSADRSNCRFASRGLVLFSDSFVHVFCKIVIERAGLKCNFMGSNQ; this comes from the exons ATGCAAGAAGTGGCGCACTTCTTCAGACCAAAG CCAGGAGTGATTAACACCGCGTTCAGTTTTAATGAAAATTTGATTTTAAGGAGTGATCAGCCATTG AGTGCAGATAGATCGAATTGTAGGTTTGCTTCAAGAGGCTTGGTTCTATTCAGCGATTCGTTTG TTCATGTGTTTTGCAAGATTGTGATTGAAAGAGCAG GTCTGAAATGCAATTTTATGGGTTCAAACCAG taa
- the LOC133717093 gene encoding uncharacterized protein LOC133717093 isoform X13, with the protein MQEVAHFFRPKPGVINTAFSFNENLILRSDQPLSADRSNCRFASRGLVLFSDSFVHVFCKIVIERADSGLKCNFMGSNQ; encoded by the exons ATGCAAGAAGTGGCGCACTTCTTCAGACCAAAG CCAGGAGTGATTAACACCGCGTTCAGTTTTAATGAAAATTTGATTTTAAGGAGTGATCAGCCATTG AGTGCAGATAGATCGAATTGTAGGTTTGCTTCAAGAGGCTTGGTTCTATTCAGCGATTCGTTTG TTCATGTGTTTTGCAAGATTGTGATTGAAAGAGCAG ATTCAGGTCTGAAATGCAATTTTATGGGTTCAAACCAG taa
- the LOC133717093 gene encoding uncharacterized protein LOC133717093 isoform X5: protein MQEVAHFFRPKPGVINTAFSFNENLILRSDQPLSADRSNCRFASRGLVLFSDSFVHVFCKIVIERAGIALHLASKCSCLNSGLKCNFMGSNQ from the exons ATGCAAGAAGTGGCGCACTTCTTCAGACCAAAG CCAGGAGTGATTAACACCGCGTTCAGTTTTAATGAAAATTTGATTTTAAGGAGTGATCAGCCATTG AGTGCAGATAGATCGAATTGTAGGTTTGCTTCAAGAGGCTTGGTTCTATTCAGCGATTCGTTTG TTCATGTGTTTTGCAAGATTGTGATTGAAAGAGCAGGTATAGCACTGCACCTAGCAAGCAAATGTTCATGCCTAA ATTCAGGTCTGAAATGCAATTTTATGGGTTCAAACCAG taa
- the LOC133717093 gene encoding uncharacterized protein LOC133717093 isoform X7: MQEVAHFFRPKPGVINTAFSFNENLILRSDQPLIDRIVGLLQEAWFYSAIRLAVHVFCKIVIERAGIALHLASKCSCLNSGLKCNFMGSNQ; encoded by the exons ATGCAAGAAGTGGCGCACTTCTTCAGACCAAAG CCAGGAGTGATTAACACCGCGTTCAGTTTTAATGAAAATTTGATTTTAAGGAGTGATCAGCCATTG ATAGATCGAATTGTAGGTTTGCTTCAAGAGGCTTGGTTCTATTCAGCGATTCGTTTG GCAGTTCATGTGTTTTGCAAGATTGTGATTGAAAGAGCAGGTATAGCACTGCACCTAGCAAGCAAATGTTCATGCCTAA ATTCAGGTCTGAAATGCAATTTTATGGGTTCAAACCAG taa
- the LOC133717093 gene encoding uncharacterized protein LOC133717093 isoform X14 yields MQEVAHFFRPKPGVINTAFSFNENLILRSDQPLIDRIVGLLQEAWFYSAIRLAVHVFCKIVIERADSGLKCNFMGSNQ; encoded by the exons ATGCAAGAAGTGGCGCACTTCTTCAGACCAAAG CCAGGAGTGATTAACACCGCGTTCAGTTTTAATGAAAATTTGATTTTAAGGAGTGATCAGCCATTG ATAGATCGAATTGTAGGTTTGCTTCAAGAGGCTTGGTTCTATTCAGCGATTCGTTTG GCAGTTCATGTGTTTTGCAAGATTGTGATTGAAAGAGCAG ATTCAGGTCTGAAATGCAATTTTATGGGTTCAAACCAG taa
- the LOC133717093 gene encoding uncharacterized protein LOC133717093 isoform X16 → MQEVAHFFRPKPGVINTAFSFNENLILRSDQPLIDRIVGLLQEAWFYSAIRLAVHVFCKIVIERAGLKCNFMGSNQ, encoded by the exons ATGCAAGAAGTGGCGCACTTCTTCAGACCAAAG CCAGGAGTGATTAACACCGCGTTCAGTTTTAATGAAAATTTGATTTTAAGGAGTGATCAGCCATTG ATAGATCGAATTGTAGGTTTGCTTCAAGAGGCTTGGTTCTATTCAGCGATTCGTTTG GCAGTTCATGTGTTTTGCAAGATTGTGATTGAAAGAGCAG GTCTGAAATGCAATTTTATGGGTTCAAACCAG taa
- the LOC133717093 gene encoding uncharacterized protein LOC133717093 isoform X11: MQEVAHFFRPKPGVINTAFSFNENLILRSDQPLIDRIVGLLQEAWFYSAIRLAVHVFCKIVIERAGIALHLASKCSCLSLKCNFMGSNQ; this comes from the exons ATGCAAGAAGTGGCGCACTTCTTCAGACCAAAG CCAGGAGTGATTAACACCGCGTTCAGTTTTAATGAAAATTTGATTTTAAGGAGTGATCAGCCATTG ATAGATCGAATTGTAGGTTTGCTTCAAGAGGCTTGGTTCTATTCAGCGATTCGTTTG GCAGTTCATGTGTTTTGCAAGATTGTGATTGAAAGAGCAGGTATAGCACTGCACCTAGCAAGCAAATGTTCATGCCTAA GTCTGAAATGCAATTTTATGGGTTCAAACCAG taa
- the LOC133717093 gene encoding uncharacterized protein LOC133717093 isoform X9 gives MQEVAHFFRPKPGVINTAFSFNENLILRSDQPLSADRSNCRFASRGLVLFSDSFVHVFCKIVIERAGIALHLASKCSCLSLKCNFMGSNQ, from the exons ATGCAAGAAGTGGCGCACTTCTTCAGACCAAAG CCAGGAGTGATTAACACCGCGTTCAGTTTTAATGAAAATTTGATTTTAAGGAGTGATCAGCCATTG AGTGCAGATAGATCGAATTGTAGGTTTGCTTCAAGAGGCTTGGTTCTATTCAGCGATTCGTTTG TTCATGTGTTTTGCAAGATTGTGATTGAAAGAGCAGGTATAGCACTGCACCTAGCAAGCAAATGTTCATGCCTAA GTCTGAAATGCAATTTTATGGGTTCAAACCAG taa
- the LOC133717093 gene encoding uncharacterized protein LOC133717093 isoform X10 encodes MQEVAHFFRPKPGVINTAFSFNENLILRSDQPLSADRSNCRFASRGLVLFSDSFVHVFCKIVIERAGLKCNFMGSNQVSLLVFCLIVLKM; translated from the exons ATGCAAGAAGTGGCGCACTTCTTCAGACCAAAG CCAGGAGTGATTAACACCGCGTTCAGTTTTAATGAAAATTTGATTTTAAGGAGTGATCAGCCATTG AGTGCAGATAGATCGAATTGTAGGTTTGCTTCAAGAGGCTTGGTTCTATTCAGCGATTCGTTTG TTCATGTGTTTTGCAAGATTGTGATTGAAAGAGCAG GTCTGAAATGCAATTTTATGGGTTCAAACCAGGTAAGTTTAttggttttttgtttaattgtgCTTAAGATGTAG
- the LOC133717093 gene encoding uncharacterized protein LOC133717093 isoform X6, producing the protein MQEVAHFFRPKPGVINTAFSFNENLILRSDQPLSADRSNCRFASRGLVLFSDSFVHVFCKIVIERADSGLKCNFMGSNQVSLLVFCLIVLKM; encoded by the exons ATGCAAGAAGTGGCGCACTTCTTCAGACCAAAG CCAGGAGTGATTAACACCGCGTTCAGTTTTAATGAAAATTTGATTTTAAGGAGTGATCAGCCATTG AGTGCAGATAGATCGAATTGTAGGTTTGCTTCAAGAGGCTTGGTTCTATTCAGCGATTCGTTTG TTCATGTGTTTTGCAAGATTGTGATTGAAAGAGCAG ATTCAGGTCTGAAATGCAATTTTATGGGTTCAAACCAGGTAAGTTTAttggttttttgtttaattgtgCTTAAGATGTAG
- the LOC133717093 gene encoding uncharacterized protein LOC133717093 isoform X12, which translates to MQEVAHFFRPKPGVINTAFSFNENLILRSDQPLIDRIVGLLQEAWFYSAIRLAVHVFCKIVIERAGLKCNFMGSNQVSLLVFCLIVLKM; encoded by the exons ATGCAAGAAGTGGCGCACTTCTTCAGACCAAAG CCAGGAGTGATTAACACCGCGTTCAGTTTTAATGAAAATTTGATTTTAAGGAGTGATCAGCCATTG ATAGATCGAATTGTAGGTTTGCTTCAAGAGGCTTGGTTCTATTCAGCGATTCGTTTG GCAGTTCATGTGTTTTGCAAGATTGTGATTGAAAGAGCAG GTCTGAAATGCAATTTTATGGGTTCAAACCAGGTAAGTTTAttggttttttgtttaattgtgCTTAAGATGTAG
- the LOC133717093 gene encoding uncharacterized protein LOC133717093 isoform X8, giving the protein MQEVAHFFRPKPGVINTAFSFNENLILRSDQPLIDRIVGLLQEAWFYSAIRLAVHVFCKIVIERADSGLKCNFMGSNQVSLLVFCLIVLKM; this is encoded by the exons ATGCAAGAAGTGGCGCACTTCTTCAGACCAAAG CCAGGAGTGATTAACACCGCGTTCAGTTTTAATGAAAATTTGATTTTAAGGAGTGATCAGCCATTG ATAGATCGAATTGTAGGTTTGCTTCAAGAGGCTTGGTTCTATTCAGCGATTCGTTTG GCAGTTCATGTGTTTTGCAAGATTGTGATTGAAAGAGCAG ATTCAGGTCTGAAATGCAATTTTATGGGTTCAAACCAGGTAAGTTTAttggttttttgtttaattgtgCTTAAGATGTAG
- the LOC133717093 gene encoding uncharacterized protein LOC133717093 isoform X2 yields the protein MQEVAHFFRPKPGVINTAFSFNENLILRSDQPLIDRIVGLLQEAWFYSAIRLAVHVFCKIVIERAGIALHLASKCSCLNSGLKCNFMGSNQVSLLVFCLIVLKM from the exons ATGCAAGAAGTGGCGCACTTCTTCAGACCAAAG CCAGGAGTGATTAACACCGCGTTCAGTTTTAATGAAAATTTGATTTTAAGGAGTGATCAGCCATTG ATAGATCGAATTGTAGGTTTGCTTCAAGAGGCTTGGTTCTATTCAGCGATTCGTTTG GCAGTTCATGTGTTTTGCAAGATTGTGATTGAAAGAGCAGGTATAGCACTGCACCTAGCAAGCAAATGTTCATGCCTAA ATTCAGGTCTGAAATGCAATTTTATGGGTTCAAACCAGGTAAGTTTAttggttttttgtttaattgtgCTTAAGATGTAG
- the LOC133717093 gene encoding uncharacterized protein LOC133717093 isoform X4, giving the protein MQEVAHFFRPKPGVINTAFSFNENLILRSDQPLIDRIVGLLQEAWFYSAIRLAVHVFCKIVIERAGIALHLASKCSCLSLKCNFMGSNQVSLLVFCLIVLKM; this is encoded by the exons ATGCAAGAAGTGGCGCACTTCTTCAGACCAAAG CCAGGAGTGATTAACACCGCGTTCAGTTTTAATGAAAATTTGATTTTAAGGAGTGATCAGCCATTG ATAGATCGAATTGTAGGTTTGCTTCAAGAGGCTTGGTTCTATTCAGCGATTCGTTTG GCAGTTCATGTGTTTTGCAAGATTGTGATTGAAAGAGCAGGTATAGCACTGCACCTAGCAAGCAAATGTTCATGCCTAA GTCTGAAATGCAATTTTATGGGTTCAAACCAGGTAAGTTTAttggttttttgtttaattgtgCTTAAGATGTAG
- the LOC133717093 gene encoding uncharacterized protein LOC133717093 isoform X3 has protein sequence MQEVAHFFRPKPGVINTAFSFNENLILRSDQPLSADRSNCRFASRGLVLFSDSFVHVFCKIVIERAGIALHLASKCSCLSLKCNFMGSNQVSLLVFCLIVLKM, from the exons ATGCAAGAAGTGGCGCACTTCTTCAGACCAAAG CCAGGAGTGATTAACACCGCGTTCAGTTTTAATGAAAATTTGATTTTAAGGAGTGATCAGCCATTG AGTGCAGATAGATCGAATTGTAGGTTTGCTTCAAGAGGCTTGGTTCTATTCAGCGATTCGTTTG TTCATGTGTTTTGCAAGATTGTGATTGAAAGAGCAGGTATAGCACTGCACCTAGCAAGCAAATGTTCATGCCTAA GTCTGAAATGCAATTTTATGGGTTCAAACCAGGTAAGTTTAttggttttttgtttaattgtgCTTAAGATGTAG
- the LOC133717093 gene encoding uncharacterized protein LOC133717093 isoform X1, translating to MQEVAHFFRPKPGVINTAFSFNENLILRSDQPLSADRSNCRFASRGLVLFSDSFVHVFCKIVIERAGIALHLASKCSCLNSGLKCNFMGSNQVSLLVFCLIVLKM from the exons ATGCAAGAAGTGGCGCACTTCTTCAGACCAAAG CCAGGAGTGATTAACACCGCGTTCAGTTTTAATGAAAATTTGATTTTAAGGAGTGATCAGCCATTG AGTGCAGATAGATCGAATTGTAGGTTTGCTTCAAGAGGCTTGGTTCTATTCAGCGATTCGTTTG TTCATGTGTTTTGCAAGATTGTGATTGAAAGAGCAGGTATAGCACTGCACCTAGCAAGCAAATGTTCATGCCTAA ATTCAGGTCTGAAATGCAATTTTATGGGTTCAAACCAGGTAAGTTTAttggttttttgtttaattgtgCTTAAGATGTAG